From one Triticum aestivum cultivar Chinese Spring chromosome 4B, IWGSC CS RefSeq v2.1, whole genome shotgun sequence genomic stretch:
- the LOC123091249 gene encoding protein MAIN-LIKE 1-like isoform X2 has protein sequence MGEVPVLLQGPHDAGHRCHLFLKPNTKHDYRPFRLRTIKKTWPIHNHFLAHLDAYGLQGFARLTSCDDQVRSDPSLLTSLVDRWRHETHTFHFRFGELAPTLKDVSMITALPIRGEPVVSPRVSPSWALDIAARLGMEMPESQRSGNPRGIPLVWLRDNFLNLSSFANEETRKRHLFAYLLWLLGNLFPNSHGDVVVPGLIYIAENMVDEPLPEQPKYSFGSAMLSHTYRGLCDATQKTSFAQKAPLLCVAYEFLQLWSWEYLPVGRPRIVQPIYPYDFGEGASATMATRWTKARKRWSPDIAKNCYPMYHQQFEILDEAEVTWNPWTQDQLKLVFDARHFTPGMLTDSAFWLTRYNLLFLWCVEPYNPERVMRQFGLYQEIPPPFPRRIDEETHKLTNMGRGWSLYDWREENSEWVHKWTNEALADIVRELRPYDGSTDQAYKQWYCMNTRASLASQPATIPTHLTQEEQARRHVELHAAYYRDHLLENVNEVGQMATDSMPAQGPYHKTFQKLLQQFVAKKFRCGRGDDVATGAYMPVARLARPSAAPSSRPSEARTSHEQWGEGPSTRTTLPRHDSSLPLHRSSSMQLRQGQTSQDHGTGLDSMPEQFLSPNPYAYTGYDAYTQGHT, from the exons ATGGGTGAAGTGCCAGTGCTTTTGCAGGGGCCCCATGACGCCGGGCACCGTTGCCACCTATTTTTGAAACCAAATACTAAGCATGATTATCGGCCTTTCAGACTTCGAACCATAAAGAAAACATGGCCAATACACAATCATTTCCTTGCTCACCTTGACGCTTATGGACTACAAGGTTTTGCTAGGCTCACATCATGCGACGACCAAGTACGTTCGGACCCATCCCTTTTGACATCCCTCGTTGACCGGTGGAGACATGAAACCCACACCTTTCACTTTCGTTTTGGGGAGCTTGCACCTACACTGAAAGATGTTTCTATGATCACTGCTCTACCAATTAGAGGTGAGCCGGTAGTCTCTCCACGAGTGTCTCCATCTTGGGCATTAGATATAGCAGCCCGTCTTGGGATGGAAATGCCAGAATCACAACGTTCTGGTAACCCTCGgggcatcccactcgtctggcttcGTGATAACTTTCTTAATTTATCTAGCTTCGCCAATGAGGAGACGAGAAAAAGACATCTGTTTGCATATTTATTGTGGCTCCTCGGGAATCTATTTCCAAATTCACATGGGGACGTTGTTGTCCCTGGTCTCATCTACATTGCAGAGAATATGGTAGATGAACCTTTACCCGAGCAGCCAAAATACAGCTTCGGTTCTGCCATGCTATCTCATACATACAGAGGCTTGTGTGATGCCACGCAAAAAACCTCTTTCGCACAAAAAGCTCCATTACTTTGTGTCGCCTATGAGTTTCTACAGTTGTGGTCCTGGGAATACCTCCCTGTAGGACGACCTCGTATAGTACAACCCATATACCCATATGACTTTGGCGAGGGTGCTAGCGCAACTATGGCCACCAGGTGGACAAAGGCACGGAAACGTTGGTCTCCAGATATTGCGAAAAATTGTTACCCTATGTACCACCAGCAGTTTGAGATACTTGATGAGGCAGAAGTCACATGGAACCCGTGGACTCAGGACCAGCTAAAATTGGTCTTTGATGCTCGACACTTCACACCAGGCATGTTGACCGATAGTGCATTCTGGCTGACTCGCTACAACTTATTGTTCCTGTGGTGTGTTGAACCTTACAACCCAGAGCGTGTGATGAGACAGTTCGGTCTCTATCAAGAAATTCCACCACCTTTTCCCAGACGTATCGATGAGGAAACACATAA GCTAACCAATATGGGCAGGGGTTGGAGTTTATACGATTGGAGGGAAGAGAACAGTGAATGGGTACACAAGTGGACAAATGAAGCGCTAGCAGATATAGTGCGTGAACTTAG GCCGTACGATGGAAGTACAGATCAAGCATACAAGCAGTGGTACTGCATGAACACACGTGCTAGCCTGGCCAGTCAGCCAGCTACTATACCAACACATCTCACACAAGAGGAGCAGGCGCGGAGACATGTTGAGCTGCATGCAGCTTACTATCGTGACCACCTG CTTGAAAATGTCAACGAAGTAGGGCAGATGGCTACGGATAGCATGCCGGCCCAGGGCCCATATCACAAGACATTCCAGAAACTTTTGCAACAATTCGTGGCAAAGAAGTTCAGATGCGGTAGAGGCGACGACGTTGCCACTGGAGCATACATGCCGGTAGCGAGGTTAGCCAGACCGAGTGCGGCACCGTCGTCCAGACCGAGCGAGGCGCGTACGAGCCATGAGCAATGGGGGGAGGGTCCGAGTACTAGAACGACATTGCCACGACATGACTCATCTCTGCCACTGCATCGCTCTTCTTCGATGCAGCTTCGTCAGGGGCAAACATCTCAGGACCATGGCACGGGCTTGGATTCGATGCCCGAGCAGTTTCTTTCCCCTAACCCATATGCGTACACAGGATATGATGCATACACCCAAG GACACACCTGA
- the LOC123091249 gene encoding protein MAIN-LIKE 1-like isoform X3, whose product MGEVPVLLQGPHDAGHRCHLFLKPNTKHDYRPFRLRTIKKTWPIHNHFLAHLDAYGLQGFARLTSCDDQVRSDPSLLTSLVDRWRHETHTFHFRFGELAPTLKDVSMITALPIRGEPVVSPRVSPSWALDIAARLGMEMPESQRSGNPRGIPLVWLRDNFLNLSSFANEETRKRHLFAYLLWLLGNLFPNSHGDVVVPGLIYIAENMVDEPLPEQPKYSFGSAMLSHTYRGLCDATQKTSFAQKAPLLCVAYEFLQLWSWEYLPVGRPRIVQPIYPYDFGEGASATMATRWTKARKRWSPDIAKNCYPMYHQQFEILDEAEVTWNPWTQDQLKLVFDARHFTPGMLTDSAFWLTRYNLLFLWCVEPYNPERVMRQFGLYQEIPPPFPRRIDEETHKLTNMGRGWSLYDWREENSEWVHKWTNEALADIVRELRPYDGSTDQAYKQWYCMNTRASLASQPATIPTHLTQEEQARRHVELHAAYYRDHLDTPDVNWGDENTQRGVNTGLRGASHDHGVNTGLRGASHDLGDTVTSLVTEFFGGDVIGPSFIPPESQPYAYNYASGSQQGFATPPPTQDSQTHEAEVEYGRGLRVTRPPNRLSPSGRKERPGGRR is encoded by the exons ATGGGTGAAGTGCCAGTGCTTTTGCAGGGGCCCCATGACGCCGGGCACCGTTGCCACCTATTTTTGAAACCAAATACTAAGCATGATTATCGGCCTTTCAGACTTCGAACCATAAAGAAAACATGGCCAATACACAATCATTTCCTTGCTCACCTTGACGCTTATGGACTACAAGGTTTTGCTAGGCTCACATCATGCGACGACCAAGTACGTTCGGACCCATCCCTTTTGACATCCCTCGTTGACCGGTGGAGACATGAAACCCACACCTTTCACTTTCGTTTTGGGGAGCTTGCACCTACACTGAAAGATGTTTCTATGATCACTGCTCTACCAATTAGAGGTGAGCCGGTAGTCTCTCCACGAGTGTCTCCATCTTGGGCATTAGATATAGCAGCCCGTCTTGGGATGGAAATGCCAGAATCACAACGTTCTGGTAACCCTCGgggcatcccactcgtctggcttcGTGATAACTTTCTTAATTTATCTAGCTTCGCCAATGAGGAGACGAGAAAAAGACATCTGTTTGCATATTTATTGTGGCTCCTCGGGAATCTATTTCCAAATTCACATGGGGACGTTGTTGTCCCTGGTCTCATCTACATTGCAGAGAATATGGTAGATGAACCTTTACCCGAGCAGCCAAAATACAGCTTCGGTTCTGCCATGCTATCTCATACATACAGAGGCTTGTGTGATGCCACGCAAAAAACCTCTTTCGCACAAAAAGCTCCATTACTTTGTGTCGCCTATGAGTTTCTACAGTTGTGGTCCTGGGAATACCTCCCTGTAGGACGACCTCGTATAGTACAACCCATATACCCATATGACTTTGGCGAGGGTGCTAGCGCAACTATGGCCACCAGGTGGACAAAGGCACGGAAACGTTGGTCTCCAGATATTGCGAAAAATTGTTACCCTATGTACCACCAGCAGTTTGAGATACTTGATGAGGCAGAAGTCACATGGAACCCGTGGACTCAGGACCAGCTAAAATTGGTCTTTGATGCTCGACACTTCACACCAGGCATGTTGACCGATAGTGCATTCTGGCTGACTCGCTACAACTTATTGTTCCTGTGGTGTGTTGAACCTTACAACCCAGAGCGTGTGATGAGACAGTTCGGTCTCTATCAAGAAATTCCACCACCTTTTCCCAGACGTATCGATGAGGAAACACATAA GCTAACCAATATGGGCAGGGGTTGGAGTTTATACGATTGGAGGGAAGAGAACAGTGAATGGGTACACAAGTGGACAAATGAAGCGCTAGCAGATATAGTGCGTGAACTTAG GCCGTACGATGGAAGTACAGATCAAGCATACAAGCAGTGGTACTGCATGAACACACGTGCTAGCCTGGCCAGTCAGCCAGCTACTATACCAACACATCTCACACAAGAGGAGCAGGCGCGGAGACATGTTGAGCTGCATGCAGCTTACTATCGTGACCACCTG GACACACCTGATGTTAATTGGGGCGATGAGAACACCCAACGCGGCGTCAACACAGGCCTCCGGGGAGCATCACATGATCATGGCGTCAACACAGGCCTCCGGGGAGCATCACATGATCTTGGCGACACGGTTACATCATTAGTTACAGAGTTCTTCGGAGGGGatgttattggcccatcttttATCCCCCCGGAGTCACAACCATACGCCTACAATTACGCTTCAGGTTCGCAACAAGGATTCGCGACTCCACCACCTACGCAGGACTCGCAGACACATGAAGCCGAAGTGGAGTACGGCCGCGGTCTTCGTGTGACCCGGCCACCTAATCGCTTGTCGCCTTCCGGTCGTAAGGAAAGGCCAGGTGGTCGTCGTTAA
- the LOC123091249 gene encoding serine/threonine-protein phosphatase 7 long form homolog isoform X1 has protein sequence MGEVPVLLQGPHDAGHRCHLFLKPNTKHDYRPFRLRTIKKTWPIHNHFLAHLDAYGLQGFARLTSCDDQVRSDPSLLTSLVDRWRHETHTFHFRFGELAPTLKDVSMITALPIRGEPVVSPRVSPSWALDIAARLGMEMPESQRSGNPRGIPLVWLRDNFLNLSSFANEETRKRHLFAYLLWLLGNLFPNSHGDVVVPGLIYIAENMVDEPLPEQPKYSFGSAMLSHTYRGLCDATQKTSFAQKAPLLCVAYEFLQLWSWEYLPVGRPRIVQPIYPYDFGEGASATMATRWTKARKRWSPDIAKNCYPMYHQQFEILDEAEVTWNPWTQDQLKLVFDARHFTPGMLTDSAFWLTRYNLLFLWCVEPYNPERVMRQFGLYQEIPPPFPRRIDEETHKLTNMGRGWSLYDWREENSEWVHKWTNEALADIVRELRPYDGSTDQAYKQWYCMNTRASLASQPATIPTHLTQEEQARRHVELHAAYYRDHLLENVNEVGQMATDSMPAQGPYHKTFQKLLQQFVAKKFRCGRGDDVATGAYMPVARLARPSAAPSSRPSEARTSHEQWGEGPSTRTTLPRHDSSLPLHRSSSMQLRQGQTSQDHGTGLDSMPEQFLSPNPYAYTGYDAYTQGEGSQPFLSTRGIPMPEETRVPDLNQHQVQWPDSIGEGYAQDTPDVNWGDENTQRGVNTGLRGASHDHGVNTGLRGASHDLGDTVTSLVTEFFGGDVIGPSFIPPESQPYAYNYASGSQQGFATPPPTQDSQTHEAEVEYGRGLRVTRPPNRLSPSGRKERPGGRR, from the exons ATGGGTGAAGTGCCAGTGCTTTTGCAGGGGCCCCATGACGCCGGGCACCGTTGCCACCTATTTTTGAAACCAAATACTAAGCATGATTATCGGCCTTTCAGACTTCGAACCATAAAGAAAACATGGCCAATACACAATCATTTCCTTGCTCACCTTGACGCTTATGGACTACAAGGTTTTGCTAGGCTCACATCATGCGACGACCAAGTACGTTCGGACCCATCCCTTTTGACATCCCTCGTTGACCGGTGGAGACATGAAACCCACACCTTTCACTTTCGTTTTGGGGAGCTTGCACCTACACTGAAAGATGTTTCTATGATCACTGCTCTACCAATTAGAGGTGAGCCGGTAGTCTCTCCACGAGTGTCTCCATCTTGGGCATTAGATATAGCAGCCCGTCTTGGGATGGAAATGCCAGAATCACAACGTTCTGGTAACCCTCGgggcatcccactcgtctggcttcGTGATAACTTTCTTAATTTATCTAGCTTCGCCAATGAGGAGACGAGAAAAAGACATCTGTTTGCATATTTATTGTGGCTCCTCGGGAATCTATTTCCAAATTCACATGGGGACGTTGTTGTCCCTGGTCTCATCTACATTGCAGAGAATATGGTAGATGAACCTTTACCCGAGCAGCCAAAATACAGCTTCGGTTCTGCCATGCTATCTCATACATACAGAGGCTTGTGTGATGCCACGCAAAAAACCTCTTTCGCACAAAAAGCTCCATTACTTTGTGTCGCCTATGAGTTTCTACAGTTGTGGTCCTGGGAATACCTCCCTGTAGGACGACCTCGTATAGTACAACCCATATACCCATATGACTTTGGCGAGGGTGCTAGCGCAACTATGGCCACCAGGTGGACAAAGGCACGGAAACGTTGGTCTCCAGATATTGCGAAAAATTGTTACCCTATGTACCACCAGCAGTTTGAGATACTTGATGAGGCAGAAGTCACATGGAACCCGTGGACTCAGGACCAGCTAAAATTGGTCTTTGATGCTCGACACTTCACACCAGGCATGTTGACCGATAGTGCATTCTGGCTGACTCGCTACAACTTATTGTTCCTGTGGTGTGTTGAACCTTACAACCCAGAGCGTGTGATGAGACAGTTCGGTCTCTATCAAGAAATTCCACCACCTTTTCCCAGACGTATCGATGAGGAAACACATAA GCTAACCAATATGGGCAGGGGTTGGAGTTTATACGATTGGAGGGAAGAGAACAGTGAATGGGTACACAAGTGGACAAATGAAGCGCTAGCAGATATAGTGCGTGAACTTAG GCCGTACGATGGAAGTACAGATCAAGCATACAAGCAGTGGTACTGCATGAACACACGTGCTAGCCTGGCCAGTCAGCCAGCTACTATACCAACACATCTCACACAAGAGGAGCAGGCGCGGAGACATGTTGAGCTGCATGCAGCTTACTATCGTGACCACCTG CTTGAAAATGTCAACGAAGTAGGGCAGATGGCTACGGATAGCATGCCGGCCCAGGGCCCATATCACAAGACATTCCAGAAACTTTTGCAACAATTCGTGGCAAAGAAGTTCAGATGCGGTAGAGGCGACGACGTTGCCACTGGAGCATACATGCCGGTAGCGAGGTTAGCCAGACCGAGTGCGGCACCGTCGTCCAGACCGAGCGAGGCGCGTACGAGCCATGAGCAATGGGGGGAGGGTCCGAGTACTAGAACGACATTGCCACGACATGACTCATCTCTGCCACTGCATCGCTCTTCTTCGATGCAGCTTCGTCAGGGGCAAACATCTCAGGACCATGGCACGGGCTTGGATTCGATGCCCGAGCAGTTTCTTTCCCCTAACCCATATGCGTACACAGGATATGATGCATACACCCAAGGTGAGGGATCTCAGCCGTTTCTCTCCACGCGAGGGATCCCCATGCCCGAGGAGACTCGTGTACCAGATTTAAACCAGCACCAAGTACAATGGCCAGACAGTATAGGAGAGGGATATGCTCAG GACACACCTGATGTTAATTGGGGCGATGAGAACACCCAACGCGGCGTCAACACAGGCCTCCGGGGAGCATCACATGATCATGGCGTCAACACAGGCCTCCGGGGAGCATCACATGATCTTGGCGACACGGTTACATCATTAGTTACAGAGTTCTTCGGAGGGGatgttattggcccatcttttATCCCCCCGGAGTCACAACCATACGCCTACAATTACGCTTCAGGTTCGCAACAAGGATTCGCGACTCCACCACCTACGCAGGACTCGCAGACACATGAAGCCGAAGTGGAGTACGGCCGCGGTCTTCGTGTGACCCGGCCACCTAATCGCTTGTCGCCTTCCGGTCGTAAGGAAAGGCCAGGTGGTCGTCGTTAA